From the genome of Acropora palmata chromosome 4, jaAcrPala1.3, whole genome shotgun sequence, one region includes:
- the LOC141880004 gene encoding uncharacterized protein LOC141880004 isoform X2, whose protein sequence is MAFPLGFALLGLFFRVIFEVEAATCKYNKNNGESEAGLDREYSFTNRGGSAWGHGSGHYEATYEGQSNSSDAIISMMEDQSGNYRNSDTYQWNQMVTEQGAYASKPLVSLVNDLSDFVERIFQRLDTRLRGAGHYEVVAKYFGFDIFEIRSSFDKSVGGPSRAMIEAIVVRHPKLTVENFARVVEEKARRKDVADLLRAYDRGSLEECVRRFVVHH, encoded by the exons ATGGCCTTCCCCCTTGGATTTGCGCTATTGGGGTTGTTTTTCCGTGTCATCTTCGAA GTTGAAGCTGCAACATGCAAATACAATAAGAACAATGGTGAATCTGAAGCAG GACTGGACAGAGAGTATAGTTTTACAAACAGAGGAGGAAGTGCGTGGGGACATGGAAGTG GCCATTATGAAGCTACATATGAGGGGCAAAGCAATTCTAGTGATGCAATCATCTCAATGATGGAG GATCAATCTGGGAATTACAGGAATAGTGATACATATCAGTGGAACCAGATGGTTACTGAGCAAGGTGCATATG cctccAAGCCTTTGGTAAGTCTTGTTAACGACCTTTCTGATTTTGTGGAAAGGATCTTTCAACGTTTGGACACACGCCTCAGAGGAGCTGGGCATTATGAAGTCGTAGCTAAGTATTTCGGCTTCGACATTTTTGAAATAAGATCCAGTTTTGACAAATCTGTCGGCGGTCCATCCAGAGCAATGATTGAGGCAATTGTTGTTCGTCACCCAAAGCTAACAGTAGAGAACTTTGCAAGAGTGGTAGAAGAGAAAGCACGCCGAAAGGATGTTGCTGACTTGCTGAGAGCTTATGATCGCGGTTCGTTGGAAGAATGTGTTCGAAGATTTGTCGTACACCATTAA
- the LOC141880004 gene encoding uncharacterized protein LOC141880004 isoform X1, which produces MAFPLGFALLGLFFRVIFEVEAATCKYNKNNGESEAGLDREYSFTNRGGSAWGHGSGEERNSISPVLLTVLVTLILAVLYQCMRFLRQVAIALEGHYEATYEGQSNSSDAIISMMEDQSGNYRNSDTYQWNQMVTEQGAYASKPLVSLVNDLSDFVERIFQRLDTRLRGAGHYEVVAKYFGFDIFEIRSSFDKSVGGPSRAMIEAIVVRHPKLTVENFARVVEEKARRKDVADLLRAYDRGSLEECVRRFVVHH; this is translated from the exons ATGGCCTTCCCCCTTGGATTTGCGCTATTGGGGTTGTTTTTCCGTGTCATCTTCGAA GTTGAAGCTGCAACATGCAAATACAATAAGAACAATGGTGAATCTGAAGCAG GACTGGACAGAGAGTATAGTTTTACAAACAGAGGAGGAAGTGCGTGGGGACATGGAAGTGGtgaagaaagaaattcaatttctcCAGTGTTGTTGACAGTTCTTGTGACTCTCATTTTAGCAGTGCTTTATCAGTGTATGAGGTTTCTCAGGCAGGTTGCTATCGCATTGGAAG GCCATTATGAAGCTACATATGAGGGGCAAAGCAATTCTAGTGATGCAATCATCTCAATGATGGAG GATCAATCTGGGAATTACAGGAATAGTGATACATATCAGTGGAACCAGATGGTTACTGAGCAAGGTGCATATG cctccAAGCCTTTGGTAAGTCTTGTTAACGACCTTTCTGATTTTGTGGAAAGGATCTTTCAACGTTTGGACACACGCCTCAGAGGAGCTGGGCATTATGAAGTCGTAGCTAAGTATTTCGGCTTCGACATTTTTGAAATAAGATCCAGTTTTGACAAATCTGTCGGCGGTCCATCCAGAGCAATGATTGAGGCAATTGTTGTTCGTCACCCAAAGCTAACAGTAGAGAACTTTGCAAGAGTGGTAGAAGAGAAAGCACGCCGAAAGGATGTTGCTGACTTGCTGAGAGCTTATGATCGCGGTTCGTTGGAAGAATGTGTTCGAAGATTTGTCGTACACCATTAA